The following proteins come from a genomic window of Winogradskyella sp. PC-19:
- a CDS encoding MmcQ/YjbR family DNA-binding protein, giving the protein MNIEDYRNYCMNKKEVTEHFPFDNDTLVFKVCNKMFALASLKKWEEGNAFINLKCNPDYAQELRAEYDSVKPGYHMHKQQWNSVYIHTGELSPKLIASLIDHSYEMVIKGLPKKLRDQLE; this is encoded by the coding sequence ATGAATATTGAAGACTATAGAAATTATTGCATGAATAAAAAAGAAGTGACCGAGCATTTTCCTTTTGATAATGACACTTTGGTTTTTAAAGTTTGCAATAAAATGTTTGCACTAGCATCACTAAAAAAGTGGGAAGAAGGCAATGCGTTTATAAACCTTAAATGCAATCCTGATTACGCTCAAGAACTCAGGGCAGAATATGATAGTGTAAAACCGGGTTATCATATGCACAAACAACAATGGAATAGCGTTTATATTCATACTGGTGAACTTTCTCCAAAACTTATAGCTTCTTTAATAGACCATTCTTACGAAATGGTCATTAAAGGCTTACCTAAAAAATTGCGAGACCAATTAGAGTAG
- a CDS encoding Bax inhibitor-1/YccA family protein: protein MSIRNSSTSNPIFNDYFWDDGRDSNKKMTVWGVFVKSFFGILVIAAITSYIWKLSVEGMDTGWFTLGGMLAAAIISIIISFRTQWAGFLVPLYIIAKGFFLGGFSAYAHKHFPELPYQAIGVTIVTFFVMLLLYQTRIIVVTKKVRSIIITATISIMVVYLISWILSFFGIKTFIWGTSWLAIGFNILAAIVASFALLLDFDYIERYKNRAPKQKEWLATWGLLATLIWLYVEALRLLQKFAIRWK, encoded by the coding sequence ATGAGCATAAGAAATTCGAGTACTTCAAACCCTATTTTTAACGACTACTTTTGGGATGATGGTCGAGATTCGAATAAAAAAATGACGGTTTGGGGCGTCTTTGTCAAGTCCTTTTTTGGGATTTTGGTTATAGCCGCAATCACATCTTACATCTGGAAATTGAGTGTTGAAGGTATGGACACTGGCTGGTTTACACTTGGTGGTATGCTTGCTGCAGCTATTATTAGTATTATTATTTCTTTTCGCACACAATGGGCTGGCTTTTTAGTACCGCTTTACATAATCGCTAAAGGTTTTTTTCTTGGAGGATTTTCTGCATATGCTCACAAGCACTTTCCGGAGTTACCGTACCAAGCCATAGGCGTTACTATTGTTACTTTTTTTGTAATGTTATTGCTTTATCAAACTCGCATTATTGTGGTTACCAAAAAGGTTAGAAGTATTATTATCACAGCTACTATAAGCATTATGGTAGTATATCTAATATCTTGGATTCTCAGTTTTTTTGGCATCAAAACTTTTATTTGGGGTACGTCGTGGCTGGCTATTGGTTTTAATATATTGGCTGCAATAGTAGCTTCTTTCGCATTACTTTTAGATTTTGACTACATAGAGCGTTATAAAAACAGAGCACCAAAACAAAAAGAATGGTTAGCAACTTGGGGATTATTAGCTACTTTGATTTGGTTGTACGTTGAAGCTTTACGATTGCTCCAAAAGTTTGCAATTCGATGGAAATGA
- a CDS encoding glycosyltransferase gives MLFSICFIIVFTYLVIIAWFNSGFNKVEDFKLQDLKPKTKFSVIIPFRNEAKNLPVLLKSIQGLNYPNSHFEIILVNDNSDDNSLEIINKFTSTLRQAQCDIKIIDNKRTTNSPKKDAVTSAVKTAKTDWIVTTDADCVLPKYWLDSFDEFIQTNKAIAIAGPVKFTGLSSFFTRFQILDALSLQGVTIGSFGVNKPFMCNGANFVYSKKAFEQVNGFDDNATIASGDDVFLLQKFFKKDNSEVHFLKSKNAIVTTKVTRGFLEYLQQRLRWSSKTSQYKSWFPKFIGLIVLLTNLVLVSLIPLYVFEVLSGKTVVLIFLIKFSIDLLLIFKSARFYKQEPVLLSYVFASFIHPIVTTYILAILPFSTYKWKGRTFKK, from the coding sequence ATGCTGTTCTCTATTTGTTTTATTATTGTTTTTACCTATCTTGTTATAATAGCATGGTTCAATAGTGGCTTTAATAAAGTTGAAGATTTTAAACTCCAAGACTTAAAACCTAAGACCAAGTTTTCGGTGATTATTCCTTTTAGAAATGAAGCTAAAAATCTTCCTGTTTTACTAAAATCTATTCAAGGTTTAAATTACCCAAATTCACATTTTGAAATCATTTTGGTAAATGATAATTCTGATGATAATTCCTTAGAAATAATAAATAAGTTTACTAGTACACTACGACAAGCTCAATGTGACATCAAAATAATTGACAATAAAAGAACTACTAACTCCCCAAAAAAAGATGCCGTTACTTCTGCAGTAAAAACTGCAAAAACCGATTGGATAGTTACTACTGATGCTGATTGTGTTTTACCTAAATATTGGTTAGATAGTTTTGATGAATTCATACAAACAAATAAAGCAATAGCTATTGCAGGACCAGTTAAATTTACTGGATTATCTTCCTTTTTTACAAGATTTCAAATCTTAGATGCTTTGAGCTTACAAGGTGTGACAATTGGTAGTTTTGGTGTTAATAAACCATTTATGTGTAATGGTGCAAATTTTGTGTATTCAAAAAAAGCTTTTGAGCAAGTCAATGGCTTTGACGATAATGCTACTATTGCCAGTGGAGATGATGTTTTTTTACTTCAAAAATTCTTTAAAAAAGATAATTCTGAAGTACATTTTTTAAAATCTAAAAATGCAATTGTAACCACAAAGGTTACTAGAGGGTTTTTAGAGTATTTACAACAACGTTTACGATGGTCTTCAAAAACGAGTCAATACAAATCATGGTTTCCGAAGTTTATAGGATTAATAGTTTTGTTAACAAATTTGGTTTTAGTGAGTCTAATTCCGCTTTATGTTTTCGAGGTACTTTCTGGAAAGACTGTAGTGTTAATATTTCTTATAAAATTTAGTATTGATTTATTGCTCATCTTCAAAAGTGCTCGTTTTTACAAACAAGAACCTGTTTTGTTATCTTATGTTTTTGCTAGTTTTATTCATCCTATTGTAACTACTTATATTTTGGCAATCTTACCATTTTCAACTTATAAATGGAAAGGTCGAACATTTAAAAAGTAA
- a CDS encoding outer membrane beta-barrel protein yields MRSQFLKYILVFLILGNVNAQRKEISTWSAQVSLGVNSPSKSGFIDSAPAQSLNLPTVNLGVQRMFSRTLGAKLDYGFNRFKSESDTQEFKVNYSRINAQLVYNPSESLNFLPQPMQLVAHAGPGFSFAKPLGTLDDNKQSYLNFNLGVEVHYRINKKVTIYSDLSYVYGFSKLEDYNPEILGLGAFNGNVFNLSFGVSIALSGCYYCE; encoded by the coding sequence ATGCGATCACAATTTTTAAAATACATCTTAGTGTTTCTTATTTTGGGAAATGTTAATGCACAACGTAAAGAAATAAGTACTTGGAGCGCTCAGGTTTCCTTGGGTGTGAATTCGCCGTCAAAATCAGGATTTATAGATTCAGCTCCTGCACAAAGTCTAAATTTACCGACAGTAAATTTAGGAGTGCAACGTATGTTTAGTAGAACTTTAGGTGCTAAATTAGACTATGGATTTAACCGTTTTAAAAGTGAAAGTGACACTCAAGAATTTAAGGTCAATTACTCAAGGATAAATGCTCAGTTGGTTTATAATCCGTCGGAGTCATTAAATTTTTTGCCCCAACCAATGCAATTGGTGGCACATGCTGGACCAGGATTCTCTTTTGCAAAACCATTAGGAACTTTAGATGATAATAAACAATCTTACCTTAATTTTAATTTAGGTGTTGAAGTGCATTATCGCATCAATAAAAAAGTAACAATATATTCAGACCTATCTTATGTCTATGGTTTTTCAAAATTAGAAGACTATAATCCCGAGATATTAGGTTTGGGTGCGTTTAATGGAAATGTTTTTAATCTATCCTTTGGAGTTTCAATAGCCTTAAGCGGTTGTTATTATTGTGAATAA
- the ruvC gene encoding crossover junction endodeoxyribonuclease RuvC yields the protein MANEKIILGIDPGTTIMGFGLIKVVGKKMEFLQLNELQLKKYDDHYLKLKLIFERTVELIDTHHPDEIAIEAPFFGKNVQSMLKLGRAQGVAMAAGLSREVPITEYAPKKIKMAITGNGNASKEQVAKMLQGMLGLKTIPKNLDSMDGLAAAVCHFYNQGRVEVGKSYSGWASFVKQNEGRVKK from the coding sequence ATGGCAAACGAAAAAATAATTTTAGGTATTGACCCAGGAACTACCATTATGGGATTTGGACTCATAAAAGTGGTTGGAAAAAAAATGGAGTTTTTACAGTTGAATGAACTTCAACTCAAAAAATATGACGACCATTACTTAAAACTAAAACTTATTTTTGAAAGAACAGTAGAACTTATCGATACACATCACCCAGATGAGATTGCCATAGAAGCGCCGTTTTTTGGTAAAAATGTGCAAAGTATGCTTAAGCTTGGTCGCGCTCAAGGCGTAGCCATGGCTGCAGGTCTATCTCGCGAAGTACCAATTACAGAATATGCACCAAAAAAAATAAAAATGGCGATTACTGGAAACGGTAATGCAAGTAAAGAGCAAGTTGCAAAAATGTTACAAGGTATGTTGGGTTTAAAAACAATCCCTAAAAATCTAGATTCTATGGATGGCTTGGCAGCAGCAGTTTGTCATTTTTACAATCAAGGCCGAGTTGAAGTTGGAAAAAGTTATTCTGGTTGGGCAAGTTTTGTGAAACAGAATGAAGGTCGAGTTAAGAAGTGA
- a CDS encoding cyclase family protein: MITTIQLKTRKIRIDLSQPLDISIPIRNGEKNVNAWYIGPPKIEPEQFDEDIVSVSEGASVNFNTITFNPHSHGTHTETVGHIVEENYSINKTLKQFFFLAEVITVAPEKLTDDLVISAKQLRFAIGNKSREAIVVRTIPNLKDKKTMQYSNTNWPYLTQDAIEYLVKKGVKHLLFDQPSVDREKDGGELRAHHTFWNTKGSIRKEATITEFIYVPNKVDDGMYMLNLQIAPFENDATPSKPILYKVLDN; the protein is encoded by the coding sequence TTGATTACAACAATACAACTTAAGACTAGAAAAATTAGAATAGATTTATCACAGCCTTTAGATATTTCTATTCCCATACGTAATGGAGAAAAAAATGTTAATGCTTGGTATATTGGACCACCAAAAATAGAACCAGAACAATTTGATGAAGATATTGTAAGTGTCTCCGAAGGTGCTTCTGTAAACTTCAATACAATTACATTTAATCCGCATTCGCATGGCACTCATACCGAAACTGTTGGACATATAGTAGAAGAGAATTACTCTATAAACAAAACTCTAAAGCAGTTTTTCTTTTTAGCAGAAGTGATTACGGTTGCTCCAGAAAAATTGACGGATGATTTGGTAATTTCTGCAAAACAACTGCGTTTTGCAATTGGCAATAAATCTCGCGAAGCTATTGTTGTCAGAACAATTCCTAACTTAAAGGATAAAAAAACGATGCAATATTCTAATACCAATTGGCCATACTTAACCCAAGATGCTATTGAATATTTAGTCAAAAAAGGAGTAAAGCACTTACTCTTTGATCAACCAAGTGTAGATAGAGAAAAAGATGGTGGCGAGTTACGTGCGCATCATACATTTTGGAATACTAAAGGAAGTATCAGAAAAGAGGCAACAATTACAGAGTTTATTTACGTACCAAACAAAGTAGACGATGGTATGTACATGCTCAATCTTCAAATTGCACCTTTCGAGAATGATGCTACTCCAAGTAAGCCTATTTTATATAAAGTTTTAGATAATTAA
- a CDS encoding AraC family transcriptional regulator, with translation MKVLPFKIPKPKDDVLIYQEDIGESFYNQLHQHEEIQLSIIIEGEGTLIVGNTVNSYKKGDVLVIGSHLPHVFKSDNSKIKISSMLTLFFTKPAFGTRFFELNELNTLRPFFKRAAQGFKISRHTTKIESLFQSLSSANKLERFITLLNIMKIVSRKQYESLSSFVYDKNYNLADGKKLQVIYDYTMTNFKKEISLDSIADIANMTKSAFCKYFKKRTNKTYFSFLNELRIAHACKLLNEDVDMSISEIAFNSGYHNIANFNRQFKAIKQTTPSAFRKLL, from the coding sequence ATGAAAGTACTTCCGTTTAAAATTCCGAAGCCAAAAGATGATGTACTTATTTATCAGGAAGATATTGGTGAGAGTTTTTATAATCAATTGCATCAGCATGAAGAAATTCAGCTAAGTATTATTATTGAAGGTGAAGGCACTTTGATTGTTGGTAATACTGTAAATAGTTATAAAAAAGGAGATGTCTTAGTCATTGGTAGTCATTTACCACATGTTTTTAAAAGCGATAATAGTAAGATTAAAATATCATCTATGCTGACGTTATTTTTTACAAAACCCGCATTTGGAACTCGTTTCTTTGAATTAAATGAACTGAATACATTACGTCCTTTTTTTAAACGTGCTGCACAAGGTTTTAAAATTAGTCGTCACACCACGAAAATTGAATCCTTATTTCAAAGCTTAAGTTCAGCTAACAAACTAGAGCGTTTTATAACGTTACTAAATATCATGAAAATTGTTTCTCGCAAACAATACGAGTCCTTATCTTCATTTGTATATGACAAAAATTATAATCTAGCAGATGGTAAAAAACTACAAGTTATTTATGATTATACCATGACCAACTTTAAGAAAGAAATCTCTCTTGACTCTATTGCAGATATAGCCAATATGACAAAAAGCGCCTTTTGTAAATATTTTAAAAAACGTACCAACAAAACATATTTTTCTTTTTTAAATGAGTTGCGCATTGCGCATGCCTGCAAACTACTAAATGAAGATGTGGATATGTCCATTTCTGAAATCGCTTTTAATTCTGGATATCATAATATCGCAAACTTTAACAGACAATTTAAGGCTATTAAACAGACAACACCTTCAGCATTTAGAAAGCTACTCTAA
- a CDS encoding alpha/beta fold hydrolase encodes MKNRLKQKYIYYGILVVLVFFIQSIYYSDIPLEKLKETYANEFSQFIEIDGMQVHFRDEGKGFPIVLVHGTAASLHTWDKWAQSLRNNYRVIRLDLPAFGLTGPNSSGDYSIDTYTKFLDDFLIKLNIQKFHLAGNSLGGNIAWNYAAEYPEKVDKLILVDASGLPTNKPQPWIFKMAKTPVLNTLFLGLTPKTIIRKNLEQVYEDDTKIDDNLVTRYHDMALREGNRQAFIDRAKTDFKLGDFKQTDILKGIKTETLIIWGENDLWIPLDNGKRMNSLIKNSKLNIIKNSGHVPMEENPEESLKLLKDFLNEY; translated from the coding sequence ATGAAAAATAGACTAAAGCAAAAATATATCTACTACGGTATTTTAGTTGTATTGGTCTTTTTTATTCAAAGTATTTACTATTCTGACATTCCATTAGAAAAACTAAAAGAAACTTATGCTAATGAGTTTTCTCAGTTTATAGAAATTGATGGTATGCAGGTGCATTTCAGAGACGAAGGAAAAGGGTTTCCTATAGTATTAGTCCACGGCACAGCGGCTTCACTTCATACTTGGGATAAATGGGCTCAATCACTTAGAAATAATTATAGAGTAATACGTTTAGATTTACCTGCATTTGGTCTTACTGGACCAAATTCTTCAGGCGACTATTCGATTGACACATATACCAAATTTCTTGATGACTTTTTGATTAAACTTAATATTCAAAAATTTCATTTAGCTGGCAATTCCTTGGGTGGTAATATTGCATGGAATTATGCCGCTGAGTATCCTGAAAAAGTTGATAAACTGATTCTAGTAGATGCAAGTGGTTTACCCACAAATAAGCCACAACCTTGGATTTTTAAAATGGCTAAAACTCCAGTTTTAAATACATTGTTTCTTGGGCTAACACCAAAAACTATCATTAGAAAAAATTTAGAACAGGTTTATGAAGATGATACAAAAATAGATGATAATCTAGTTACAAGATACCATGATATGGCATTGAGAGAAGGAAACAGGCAAGCATTTATAGATAGAGCTAAAACAGATTTTAAACTCGGTGATTTTAAACAAACCGATATATTAAAAGGCATAAAGACTGAGACATTAATAATTTGGGGTGAAAATGATTTATGGATTCCTTTAGATAATGGTAAACGCATGAATAGTTTAATTAAAAATTCTAAATTAAATATTATTAAAAACTCTGGACATGTTCCAATGGAAGAGAACCCAGAAGAAAGTCTTAAACTATTAAAGGACTTTTTAAATGAATATTGA
- a CDS encoding DUF4230 domain-containing protein, translating into METFFIIIISILVTLGIVTIVRQWLSKKKTNEQSIILLDKIKRVCKFITVEGDFAEIYHYEDVKEKFLKLITSKKKALVVINAKAHVGFDLSKLKMDANATTKKVVLTHFPQPEVLSIETNINYYDKQDGMFNKFEASDLTELHTNAKAHIQEKIPESGLFNVARGEALEAIQLIESIVQTIGWKLDYSALKIEEQDKKLLDEK; encoded by the coding sequence ATGGAAACATTCTTCATAATAATTATTAGCATTTTAGTCACTTTGGGCATAGTAACCATAGTAAGGCAATGGCTAAGTAAAAAGAAAACAAATGAGCAGTCTATTATATTATTAGACAAGATAAAACGTGTTTGTAAATTCATAACGGTCGAAGGTGATTTTGCTGAGATTTACCACTATGAAGACGTCAAGGAAAAATTTCTAAAACTCATTACAAGTAAAAAGAAAGCACTCGTGGTTATAAATGCCAAAGCACATGTTGGTTTTGATTTAAGTAAGCTAAAAATGGATGCCAATGCCACCACAAAAAAAGTTGTATTGACTCATTTTCCACAACCCGAAGTACTGTCTATTGAAACTAATATCAATTATTACGATAAGCAAGACGGTATGTTTAATAAATTTGAAGCTTCAGATTTGACGGAACTGCACACTAATGCAAAAGCACATATACAAGAAAAAATTCCTGAAAGTGGTTTGTTTAATGTTGCTCGAGGCGAAGCATTAGAAGCTATTCAACTTATAGAGAGTATTGTGCAAACTATAGGCTGGAAATTGGATTATTCAGCCCTAAAAATAGAAGAACAGGATAAAAAGTTATTAGATGAAAAATAG
- a CDS encoding tetratricopeptide repeat protein — MLKKLTILIFCIQFNAEAQTSALAIGDSLFANGKYTKAIEQYQNHPNQNEVFDKIAKAYLAIGNFGKALENYKKSSDANPDNALIKFEYAKLLSRSKKYNEASDLFEELIYIDYRNPNYHYQKGVVLEKLKDSTALNRFLSTYDLDKTHQKAIFKIAKHHLIKRNHQISHRYIDKGLESYPENVELISLKAQNYYHQDYQNEAKLWFKKLLEIGEESEFIHEKLSILYAKNSDYEDAIFHRKKVLNYNPYDATSIYLIGTYYERLKDFEKAEEYISKSLKLQDVSLNAEYVQLGRVLNRQKKHKAAISAFQKAIKEDPSDTFTRFSIILTKEQFYADKEAVIKLYEDFITKYKDDKMAKFAEMHLKELKQKNFLNKD; from the coding sequence ATGCTCAAAAAACTAACAATCCTAATTTTTTGTATACAATTTAATGCCGAAGCTCAGACTTCGGCATTGGCTATTGGCGACAGTTTATTCGCTAATGGAAAGTATACAAAAGCCATAGAACAATATCAAAATCATCCAAATCAAAATGAAGTTTTCGACAAAATTGCAAAAGCTTATTTAGCTATTGGAAATTTTGGTAAAGCTTTAGAGAATTATAAAAAAAGTTCAGATGCAAATCCTGATAACGCATTAATTAAGTTTGAATACGCCAAGTTGTTGTCGCGCTCAAAAAAATATAATGAAGCTTCAGATTTGTTTGAAGAGCTTATCTATATTGATTACCGAAATCCAAATTATCACTACCAAAAAGGTGTTGTTTTAGAAAAATTAAAAGATTCTACAGCATTAAACCGTTTTCTGTCGACTTATGATTTAGACAAAACACATCAAAAAGCTATTTTCAAAATAGCAAAACACCATTTGATAAAGCGCAACCATCAAATATCGCATCGATATATTGACAAAGGTTTAGAGAGTTATCCTGAAAATGTTGAGTTAATAAGCTTAAAGGCACAAAACTATTACCACCAAGATTACCAAAATGAGGCTAAGTTGTGGTTTAAAAAATTATTGGAAATTGGAGAAGAGTCTGAATTTATTCATGAAAAATTGAGTATTCTTTATGCCAAAAACTCTGATTATGAAGATGCTATTTTTCATCGAAAAAAAGTATTGAATTATAACCCGTATGACGCAACTTCAATATACCTTATTGGTACATACTACGAAAGGTTAAAAGATTTTGAAAAAGCTGAAGAATACATAAGCAAGTCGTTAAAACTTCAGGATGTATCACTAAATGCCGAATATGTTCAATTGGGTAGAGTTTTAAACAGGCAAAAAAAACACAAAGCTGCTATCAGCGCCTTTCAAAAAGCAATAAAAGAAGACCCTTCTGATACATTTACAAGATTTAGTATAATACTTACCAAGGAGCAATTCTATGCAGACAAAGAAGCCGTAATAAAGCTTTATGAGGACTTTATTACTAAATATAAAGACGATAAAATGGCAAAATTTGCCGAAATGCATCTTAAAGAGTTAAAACAAAAAAACTTTTTAAATAAAGATTAG
- the hemW gene encoding radical SAM family heme chaperone HemW yields MSGIYIHIPFCKQACHYCDFHFSTSLKKRDDMVEALAKEIELRKKEFKEIIVETIYFGGGTPSVLNNKELEFLIDTVYKNYKVSEQPEITIEANPDDLSKDRIEELSKSAVNRLSIGIQSFFEDDLKLMNRAHNAEEAKECLEEATKHFDNISVDLIYGIQNSTNDKWLQNIETALSFGIPHISSYALTVEPKTALASFIEKGIIDDVDDELAHEQFHILKDKLEKEGFVHYELSNFGKKGFFSRNNTAYWQGKSYIGIGPSAHSFNGKQRGWNVRNNSKYIKSISENVLPIEIEDLTTTDRYNEYIMTGLRTIYGVSLHKVETDFGEDYKTYLLKTSEALIHQDLLYIKDARIHVTKKGQFLSDGIASELFKINLT; encoded by the coding sequence ATGTCTGGCATCTACATCCACATACCATTCTGCAAACAGGCCTGTCATTATTGTGACTTTCATTTTTCGACATCTCTAAAAAAGCGAGACGATATGGTTGAAGCTTTGGCTAAAGAAATAGAACTTCGCAAAAAAGAATTTAAAGAAATAATAGTAGAAACTATCTATTTTGGAGGCGGAACACCTTCAGTTCTAAACAATAAAGAATTAGAGTTTTTAATAGATACAGTTTATAAAAACTATAAGGTTTCAGAACAACCAGAGATTACTATCGAAGCCAATCCTGATGATTTGTCTAAAGACAGAATTGAGGAATTATCAAAAAGTGCTGTAAATCGTTTGAGTATAGGCATACAATCTTTTTTTGAAGACGATTTAAAACTCATGAATCGTGCACACAATGCAGAAGAAGCAAAAGAATGTTTAGAAGAAGCTACAAAACACTTCGATAATATTTCAGTGGATTTAATCTACGGTATCCAAAATTCAACTAATGATAAATGGCTGCAAAATATCGAAACTGCATTGAGTTTCGGGATACCACATATTTCGAGTTATGCACTGACGGTCGAGCCAAAAACTGCGCTAGCATCTTTTATAGAAAAAGGAATAATTGACGATGTAGATGATGAGTTAGCGCACGAGCAATTTCATATTCTAAAAGATAAATTAGAAAAAGAAGGTTTTGTACATTACGAATTGTCTAACTTCGGAAAAAAAGGTTTCTTTAGCAGAAATAATACAGCTTATTGGCAAGGCAAATCATATATTGGTATTGGACCTTCGGCACATTCATTTAATGGAAAACAACGTGGCTGGAATGTTCGGAATAATTCAAAATACATAAAATCAATTTCAGAAAACGTACTGCCAATCGAGATTGAAGACCTCACTACAACCGACCGATATAACGAATATATTATGACAGGTTTGCGTACCATCTATGGTGTTTCATTACATAAGGTCGAAACCGATTTCGGTGAAGATTATAAAACCTATCTTTTAAAAACTTCAGAAGCTTTAATACATCAAGATTTATTGTATATTAAAGACGCGCGCATACACGTTACTAAAAAAGGACAATTTTTAAGTGATGGTATTGCCTCTGAACTGTTTAAAATTAATCTCACTTGA
- a CDS encoding lysylphosphatidylglycerol synthase domain-containing protein, with the protein MYGQLSYKSKQFFIAIIKLSIIVGASYYIYNRLLQNENLDFSKFVSFLTKTDAFSAKNVLFLLILTFFNWFFEILKWKILVSTIKKITFFEALEQSLGGLTASLITPNRIGDYGAKAIYFAKQYRKRIVLLNLMGNTSQMAVTTILGLIGFMMFYSIYDMELNIKKVSRFVIIIGILGVFTVFGLQQSRFKIKGFSIERVIDFIKNLPQKIHTYNLGLSLIRYAIFSFQFYFLLQIFSVDIAYKTAMIIISSMYLLASIVPSLAVFDVLIKTSAAVYLFSYAGVDELTILSISTLMWLLNFILPSIFGSYFVLNFKLLKTED; encoded by the coding sequence GTGTACGGACAGCTTTCATACAAATCTAAGCAATTCTTTATTGCGATAATTAAACTAAGTATAATAGTTGGCGCATCGTATTACATCTATAACAGATTGTTACAAAACGAAAATCTTGATTTTTCAAAATTCGTCTCGTTTTTGACCAAAACAGATGCTTTTTCTGCAAAAAACGTCCTTTTTCTATTGATTTTGACGTTTTTTAATTGGTTTTTTGAAATCTTGAAATGGAAAATATTAGTTAGTACAATTAAAAAAATTACATTTTTTGAAGCTTTAGAGCAAAGTCTTGGTGGATTAACAGCCTCATTAATTACTCCAAACCGGATTGGAGATTATGGCGCTAAAGCTATCTACTTTGCAAAACAATACAGAAAGCGAATTGTCCTATTAAACCTTATGGGTAATACAAGTCAAATGGCAGTTACTACAATACTAGGGCTAATAGGTTTTATGATGTTCTATTCGATTTATGATATGGAATTGAATATAAAAAAAGTATCTCGTTTTGTTATAATTATAGGAATACTGGGTGTATTTACAGTTTTTGGTTTGCAGCAATCACGATTTAAAATCAAAGGATTCTCTATAGAACGTGTTATTGATTTTATTAAAAATTTACCTCAAAAAATTCATACCTATAACCTTGGTTTATCACTAATTAGGTATGCCATATTTTCATTTCAATTTTATTTTTTACTACAAATTTTCAGTGTCGATATCGCTTATAAAACCGCTATGATTATTATAAGTAGCATGTACTTATTAGCATCAATCGTCCCATCACTAGCTGTATTTGACGTATTAATTAAAACTAGTGCTGCCGTCTATTTATTTAGCTATGCAGGTGTTGATGAGTTAACTATACTTAGTATATCTACATTGATGTGGTTACTGAATTTTATTTTACCTAGTATCTTTGGAAGCTATTTTGTTCTTAATTTTAAACTTCTTAAAACTGAAGATTAA